One Fuerstiella marisgermanici DNA window includes the following coding sequences:
- a CDS encoding family 16 glycoside hydrolase, whose protein sequence is MDQAKRKSSASVVIAECMRRADAGETVEPQQVLAEHPEIADELRKHFAAERMLGNLLDGSVAKSSKKQSPRASRDTASPGKADSVPASGRSFEELPVEFGRYRLQKVLGQGAMGAVYLAHDTKLAREVALKTPKLDVFEGDEMVERFEREARSAATLHHRNICPVFDVGEIDGVRFLTMAYIDGKPLSSYVSEEKPMSRRQAAVVVRKLALALQEAHEHGVVHRDLKPANVMIDKSREPVVMDFGLARQLESADRSRLTGVGVLMGSPAYMSPEQVGTDPNIGPPSDIYSLGVILFELLTGRLPFEGSVVAIIGQIVSTDSPDVRTLRPVVDEGLAAICAKMMAKSTADRYGSMKDVADALSDYLRDFRKKAAARTDERSGMQSVVSSDLIFDESAVSTPSSRAARPKTMAVRKKSNGDTKDLAKWIGGGLLGLVLLAGVVIKFRDGTTVEIPDGKTATIETNKDGSLKSLTFTTADTRPAGAWAESETNPADDGFVPLFNGEDLAGWRVEGGQGWSVSNGEILGRAEQSRLVTLDEDYSDCEIRVECRLGPGVNSGIYARNRYGEGHRSGLEAQLSNQPNQKTLTGGIFGHTVVKEQLIPDDQWFELRFLLSGRQLKVFVDGKMTSETIVPAGGPMKGAISLQSMNGGPVRFRKVEVRRLQVNPDATTLALQPDTPEMLPTGKWVSLLETEEQLQDWQMLNGAPTIVNGTVSLRAEERPGQRLYGKRLTRPISTNAKRFVFHVRHKKANGFAMGEGLIFGSAGIGVTNFINVFELWAGRSALRLVAKYKSREGTGSYADCDYVVIDDEYHAFLNGKKMYSHRVPQQAFTAVKLDVRKATAQWRDVAIMKLSDAQVEAFQRGELPKYSADQVVQAPSSDSFVNADGTGHGRTISPGMAILTGGDASQLAVSPDGQNVAVTGSDTPGRFTIWNIDTGDQVAQFDDPSRPGHATGGLSYSPDGASLLYQTGNEVRVVSAADGTQQATSEFPEPPTLTVFPKRSWAMALYHQREIHRKERADVPQRLRIWNWKTGQILFDEPSPQAAARFPAISPDERFVTLATQHHHIRFTLDVDGEDKVALTTPTQFESTSRVRGPLVFSPDGKYAATSVKSKQSVAVILDVQTGRIITQLDPATAASHNDGNEYGCNLGFSPDGTQIVVADHTGRSALWDVVTGSLLCELEQFQKQGNHSSPGVVVSRDGRAVLGGGAADRRFSVQRLDTTVPIVEATFAAPGVDGAAVTPADNWTDLFNGRDLTGWHEVFSKDVWSAANGELFSRSRRRKESLGWLATDQLFLNFELELEYFMERDGNSGIFLRCLGEDTASGANHLEIQLLDDGGHKYRNLDDEQRTGAIHGVVAPDPGANVPVHEWNRMKIKAVDSKIAVFVNDTQVIDADLDDYESKIRGRFQYKQAGRIGLQWYGTPVWFRNIRIRELNADG, encoded by the coding sequence ATGGATCAGGCGAAACGAAAATCAAGCGCCTCGGTGGTGATCGCTGAGTGCATGCGCCGTGCCGATGCGGGGGAAACGGTCGAGCCGCAGCAAGTGCTGGCCGAACACCCGGAAATCGCCGACGAACTGCGCAAACACTTCGCGGCCGAACGCATGCTGGGAAATCTGCTTGATGGTTCGGTTGCCAAATCATCTAAGAAGCAATCGCCGCGCGCGAGTCGCGATACGGCATCGCCGGGCAAGGCCGATTCGGTCCCGGCGAGTGGACGTTCGTTTGAAGAACTTCCCGTCGAATTCGGTCGCTACCGGCTTCAGAAAGTACTCGGACAGGGCGCGATGGGAGCCGTCTACCTGGCTCACGACACGAAGCTTGCTCGCGAAGTTGCTTTAAAGACTCCGAAGCTGGATGTGTTCGAAGGCGACGAGATGGTCGAACGCTTCGAACGCGAAGCTCGTTCCGCTGCCACGTTACACCATCGCAACATTTGCCCGGTCTTTGACGTGGGCGAAATTGACGGCGTGCGTTTTCTGACGATGGCCTACATCGATGGCAAGCCGCTGTCATCGTATGTGTCTGAAGAAAAGCCGATGTCGCGGCGACAGGCAGCCGTTGTCGTTCGAAAACTCGCGCTGGCATTGCAGGAAGCTCATGAACACGGTGTTGTGCATCGGGACCTGAAACCAGCCAACGTGATGATCGACAAATCGCGAGAACCGGTGGTGATGGATTTCGGACTGGCTCGCCAACTTGAAAGCGCCGACCGGAGTCGATTAACCGGGGTGGGCGTGTTGATGGGGTCGCCGGCGTACATGTCGCCGGAACAGGTGGGTACGGATCCGAATATCGGCCCACCGTCTGACATTTACAGTCTGGGAGTGATTTTATTTGAGCTGCTGACGGGGCGACTTCCGTTTGAAGGAAGTGTGGTCGCCATTATCGGACAGATTGTGAGTACCGATTCGCCCGACGTACGAACACTGCGCCCTGTCGTGGATGAGGGACTGGCCGCAATTTGTGCGAAGATGATGGCGAAATCAACGGCCGATCGTTACGGGTCGATGAAAGACGTGGCGGACGCTCTAAGTGACTATCTTCGGGACTTCAGGAAGAAGGCGGCGGCGAGAACCGATGAACGATCCGGCATGCAGTCTGTCGTCTCATCCGACCTGATTTTTGACGAGTCAGCGGTCAGTACACCATCGTCAAGAGCAGCGCGTCCAAAGACCATGGCTGTGCGAAAAAAGTCGAATGGTGACACGAAGGATCTGGCAAAATGGATCGGTGGCGGACTGCTGGGCTTGGTGTTGCTGGCCGGCGTCGTTATTAAGTTTCGCGACGGCACGACAGTCGAGATTCCTGACGGCAAGACGGCAACCATCGAAACTAACAAAGACGGTTCGCTCAAGAGTCTCACGTTTACCACGGCGGATACTCGACCTGCAGGGGCCTGGGCAGAGTCCGAAACTAACCCCGCTGACGACGGCTTCGTCCCGTTGTTCAACGGCGAGGATCTGGCCGGCTGGCGGGTGGAAGGTGGGCAGGGATGGTCTGTTTCAAATGGCGAAATTCTCGGCCGCGCGGAGCAGTCGCGCCTCGTGACTTTGGACGAAGACTACAGCGACTGCGAAATTCGGGTTGAGTGTCGACTTGGTCCTGGCGTCAATTCCGGGATCTATGCGAGGAATCGTTATGGCGAGGGACATCGCTCCGGACTTGAAGCTCAACTGAGCAATCAGCCGAACCAGAAAACACTGACCGGAGGTATCTTCGGACACACCGTCGTAAAGGAACAGTTGATCCCGGATGATCAGTGGTTTGAACTGCGTTTCTTATTGTCAGGCCGCCAACTGAAGGTCTTCGTCGATGGAAAGATGACATCTGAAACCATTGTTCCAGCAGGGGGCCCAATGAAGGGCGCTATTTCTCTGCAGTCAATGAACGGTGGGCCTGTTCGGTTTCGGAAAGTCGAAGTGCGGCGGTTGCAAGTCAACCCTGACGCGACGACCCTGGCGCTGCAACCGGATACGCCAGAAATGCTGCCGACCGGGAAGTGGGTATCGTTGTTGGAAACGGAAGAACAACTGCAGGACTGGCAGATGCTGAATGGCGCACCGACGATTGTTAATGGCACCGTTTCACTTCGGGCAGAAGAACGACCGGGCCAACGATTGTACGGCAAGCGGCTGACGCGACCGATTTCCACAAATGCAAAACGCTTCGTGTTTCATGTTCGCCATAAAAAAGCGAATGGTTTTGCAATGGGCGAAGGACTCATTTTCGGTTCGGCGGGGATCGGCGTTACCAACTTCATCAACGTGTTCGAACTGTGGGCTGGCCGCAGCGCCCTGCGGCTTGTGGCCAAATACAAATCTCGGGAGGGAACCGGTAGCTACGCGGATTGCGATTATGTTGTGATCGACGATGAATATCACGCTTTCCTGAACGGAAAAAAGATGTACTCGCACCGCGTACCGCAGCAGGCTTTCACGGCGGTAAAGCTGGACGTTCGCAAGGCGACCGCTCAATGGCGTGATGTGGCGATTATGAAGTTAAGTGATGCTCAGGTCGAAGCCTTTCAGCGAGGCGAGCTGCCAAAGTATTCCGCCGATCAGGTTGTTCAGGCGCCTTCCAGTGATTCCTTCGTCAACGCTGACGGGACCGGCCATGGTCGGACCATTTCCCCTGGCATGGCGATTCTGACCGGTGGCGACGCCAGCCAATTGGCCGTTTCGCCTGACGGCCAAAATGTGGCTGTCACGGGGAGCGATACACCGGGGCGATTTACGATTTGGAACATTGACACTGGCGATCAGGTCGCCCAATTCGACGACCCGTCACGGCCCGGCCATGCGACAGGCGGCCTGTCGTATTCACCGGACGGCGCTTCGTTGTTGTATCAGACGGGAAACGAAGTTCGAGTCGTCTCAGCCGCTGACGGGACTCAGCAAGCGACGTCGGAATTTCCGGAGCCGCCAACTCTCACTGTGTTTCCGAAACGCTCATGGGCGATGGCACTTTATCACCAGCGTGAAATTCATCGAAAGGAGCGTGCCGACGTTCCGCAGCGACTACGGATCTGGAATTGGAAGACCGGCCAAATCTTATTCGATGAACCCTCCCCACAAGCGGCCGCGAGATTTCCCGCCATTTCGCCAGACGAACGGTTCGTCACACTCGCCACTCAACACCATCACATACGTTTTACGCTGGACGTCGACGGCGAAGATAAAGTCGCTTTGACGACTCCCACTCAGTTTGAATCAACCAGCCGCGTCCGCGGGCCGCTGGTGTTTTCGCCGGACGGGAAATACGCCGCAACGTCTGTGAAGAGCAAGCAATCTGTGGCAGTGATTCTGGACGTGCAAACGGGACGCATTATCACGCAGCTTGATCCGGCAACGGCGGCGTCCCACAACGATGGCAATGAGTACGGCTGCAACCTTGGCTTCAGTCCCGACGGAACTCAGATTGTTGTGGCTGACCACACGGGACGATCGGCTTTGTGGGATGTTGTCACCGGCAGTCTTTTGTGCGAGCTTGAACAATTTCAAAAGCAGGGAAACCATAGCTCGCCGGGCGTCGTGGTGAGCCGAGACGGCAGAGCGGTGCTTGGAGGCGGGGCTGCTGATCGACGCTTTTCAGTACAGCGTTTGGATACAACGGTGCCCATAGTTGAAGCGACATTTGCAGCGCCCGGTGTCGACGGTGCGGCAGTCACGCCAGCCGACAACTGGACGGACCTGTTCAACGGTCGTGATCTTACCGGGTGGCATGAGGTGTTTTCGAAGGACGTATGGAGTGCTGCGAACGGTGAACTCTTTAGCCGCAGCCGTCGACGCAAGGAGTCGCTTGGCTGGTTGGCCACTGATCAACTGTTTCTGAATTTTGAACTGGAGCTTGAGTACTTCATGGAACGCGACGGGAACAGCGGAATCTTTTTGCGGTGTTTGGGAGAAGACACGGCCAGCGGTGCGAATCACCTGGAGATTCAACTGCTGGATGATGGGGGACACAAATATCGCAACCTTGACGATGAGCAGCGAACGGGAGCTATCCATGGCGTGGTCGCGCCTGATCCCGGTGCCAACGTGCCCGTGCACGAATGGAATCGCATGAAGATCAAAGCGGTGGATTCAAAGATCGCCGTGTTTGTGAACGATACCCAGGTCATCGACGCAGACCTCGACGACTACGAAAGCAAGATACGCGGCCGATTTCAATACAAGCAGGCAGGCCGGATTGGTCTGCAGTGGTATGGCACCCCCGTCTGGTTTCGCAACATACGTATTCGAGAACTGAATGCAGACGGCTAG
- a CDS encoding FHA domain-containing protein, which produces MPDPNRKTVVEKMSADNIRTTVIHPAADNSPAADGPRQTVLESAAAARRGNSRRTVVERAVTTDAVSADPVQRQPPVFRSVVRSPMAMLTAFDDGRTESGEVWRLRQSRTTIGRANCDIVIPHDPDISATHAEIVRCEQDGGHQWQLVDLNSTNGVFVRVNKLVLRNGRELWMGGRRYVFTCQDTIQEGSDAANGEPRGTLKQTAPRSGQLLKLGARLVEQTSGSHAREFSLKESKSLIGTDSSRCDICIADPFLNDVHAELFQDKQKRWVIRDQNSVNGVWVKAANKALDSGTEFLLGGQRFRFDTL; this is translated from the coding sequence ATGCCTGACCCAAATCGTAAAACCGTCGTCGAAAAAATGTCGGCGGACAATATTCGCACAACAGTCATTCATCCTGCAGCAGACAACAGTCCTGCGGCCGATGGGCCTCGGCAAACCGTGCTTGAATCTGCAGCGGCGGCCCGTCGTGGGAACAGTCGAAGGACGGTCGTGGAGCGTGCAGTGACCACTGATGCCGTTTCGGCTGATCCAGTGCAGCGTCAGCCGCCCGTATTTCGCTCGGTCGTGCGTTCACCGATGGCCATGCTGACCGCCTTCGACGATGGCCGCACTGAAAGCGGTGAGGTGTGGCGATTGCGGCAGTCACGCACCACCATTGGGCGAGCGAATTGCGATATCGTTATTCCCCATGATCCGGATATTTCGGCAACGCATGCTGAAATCGTGCGGTGCGAACAGGACGGCGGTCACCAGTGGCAGTTGGTTGACCTGAACAGCACCAACGGTGTGTTTGTGCGAGTCAATAAATTGGTTCTGCGAAACGGTCGCGAACTATGGATGGGCGGTCGACGGTACGTGTTCACCTGCCAGGACACTATTCAGGAAGGCAGTGACGCTGCCAACGGTGAACCGCGTGGGACTCTTAAACAGACGGCACCTCGAAGCGGCCAGTTGCTAAAGCTCGGTGCACGGCTGGTCGAACAAACATCAGGCAGCCACGCTCGTGAATTTTCACTGAAGGAATCGAAGTCGTTAATCGGAACGGACAGCAGTCGCTGCGATATTTGTATCGCGGACCCGTTCTTAAACGACGTGCATGCGGAACTGTTTCAGGACAAGCAGAAGCGGTGGGTGATTCGGGATCAGAATTCGGTCAATGGTGTCTGGGTGAAAGCGGCGAACAAGGCACTTGATTCCGGGACGGAATTCCTGCTGGGAGGCCAACGGTTTCGGTTTGACACGCTTTGA
- a CDS encoding FHA domain-containing protein, which produces MDWLIGANSTCHLVVDAPSVSSTHCKVTSANGQVLLSDLNSTNGTYVNDQRISTATAIGPDDTIRLGQQTPVAWRQIERLVGSRLIRIGRTADNEVVLPEENVSSHHAQLLLDADQMTLIDLNSSNGTFVGQPDGKIARASVSLNDVVYIASHRFTVKQLLERAGATSPRQVARLHRHPAVWATVAALLLIAFVVIRTRSVAVLTPDTNTEGIDDTEQIVAEPTVDPMDRLRGALYSVVVRSAASEPGIRIGTAWAVADHKLATSGNLVLFLQQSKNDFPVVVVQNLLDANETAVIGSTVHPVCQENADRMAELGEKIEELRRDFDALTEPPQDESGDPGESNQATPDPKAIEEISEQILDLEDQWFVAAEEMIHCDVGLLETAGSPNSDAGRFVLQAAEKAPVRLAAVTVVGGAFPHDQSITTGESAVAMTKLPATIDALVPRQADGVVRPALLCSAEHLQQNWMGAAVLNAEGEAIGLYSRPTPSLQPDEPPAGDHCDIAAVERVKDLLDRTK; this is translated from the coding sequence ATGGATTGGCTGATCGGAGCGAACTCAACCTGCCACCTTGTCGTTGACGCGCCGAGTGTTTCGTCGACACATTGCAAGGTGACTTCGGCAAACGGCCAGGTGCTGTTGAGCGATCTGAATTCGACCAACGGCACTTACGTAAACGACCAGCGGATTTCGACAGCAACAGCGATCGGACCTGACGACACGATCCGATTAGGCCAGCAGACACCGGTGGCATGGCGGCAAATCGAACGCCTTGTTGGGAGTCGATTGATTCGCATTGGCCGAACCGCCGACAACGAAGTCGTGCTGCCCGAAGAAAACGTGTCCAGCCATCACGCTCAGTTGCTGCTGGATGCCGATCAGATGACGCTCATCGATCTGAACTCCAGTAACGGCACTTTTGTGGGGCAGCCTGATGGGAAAATCGCCCGCGCGTCGGTGTCTTTGAATGACGTCGTCTACATCGCTTCTCACCGATTCACCGTAAAACAATTACTGGAACGAGCGGGCGCTACATCGCCACGACAGGTAGCGCGACTGCACCGCCATCCGGCCGTGTGGGCGACAGTGGCCGCGCTACTGCTGATCGCCTTTGTTGTGATCCGAACTCGCAGTGTCGCGGTTCTTACACCGGACACGAATACCGAAGGCATTGATGATACAGAGCAAATCGTGGCGGAGCCGACGGTCGATCCCATGGACCGTCTACGAGGCGCACTGTACTCGGTCGTTGTCCGTTCAGCGGCCAGTGAACCGGGGATTCGCATCGGCACGGCCTGGGCCGTCGCTGATCATAAGCTCGCCACCAGCGGAAACCTCGTCCTGTTTCTGCAGCAGTCGAAGAATGACTTTCCGGTCGTCGTCGTGCAAAACCTGCTTGATGCGAACGAAACAGCTGTGATCGGTTCAACCGTCCATCCGGTCTGTCAAGAAAATGCCGATCGCATGGCGGAACTCGGTGAGAAAATTGAAGAACTACGTCGTGATTTTGATGCACTCACCGAACCCCCGCAGGACGAATCTGGGGACCCCGGCGAATCTAATCAAGCGACGCCGGACCCCAAGGCGATTGAAGAAATCAGTGAGCAAATCCTGGATCTGGAGGATCAGTGGTTTGTCGCGGCGGAGGAAATGATTCACTGCGATGTGGGCCTTTTGGAAACGGCTGGCTCGCCAAATTCTGACGCTGGCCGCTTTGTTCTGCAGGCCGCCGAGAAGGCTCCCGTGCGGCTGGCGGCCGTTACGGTTGTCGGCGGCGCGTTTCCTCACGATCAATCCATTACGACTGGTGAATCGGCAGTGGCGATGACAAAGCTGCCTGCCACAATTGATGCGCTGGTGCCGCGACAGGCCGATGGCGTGGTCCGCCCTGCTCTGCTTTGTTCGGCAGAACACCTCCAGCAAAACTGGATGGGTGCCGCCGTTTTAAACGCGGAAGGTGAAGCGATTGGGCTGTACTCACGCCCGACTCCATCACTTCAGCCTGACGAACCTCCTGCAGGAGATCATTGCGATATCGCGGCCGTTGAGCGGGTCAAGGACTTATTAGATCGCACGAAGTAA
- a CDS encoding FHA domain-containing serine/threonine-protein kinase, with translation MKVELKVISGPHEGQAFQFDSHDTFLVGRGPQAHFRLPKKDSFFSRLHFMVEVNPPHCRLTDLESTNGTLVNNHRVEQADLKNGDILRGGKTQIRVRIQDDDIRATRRQVAPPPGSIDTSGEGPKVAEAIKSETPVPTPASVSPLEIGPYQVEREIGRGGMGVVYLARHSSGGDPIALKTIRPDIQASERDIKLFLRESQVLQSLTHPQIIRFIEVGQDQGQLYFAMEYVPFRNAAQLLAERGPLPIPLAVTIASQVLEALEHAHAQRYVHRDIKPENVLVNDDGSDVQTKLADFGLARIYQASRMSGITMQGDAGGSLAFAPPEHLTNYRNATPVGDLYSVGAMLYTLLTGTLIYDFPDSVAKAVLMVLQSDPVPITERRPDLPSRLVDTINKSLQREPASRFETAAEMRAALVGWT, from the coding sequence ATGAAGGTCGAACTGAAGGTGATCTCAGGACCTCACGAAGGTCAGGCATTTCAGTTTGACAGCCACGACACGTTCCTTGTCGGTCGTGGTCCGCAAGCTCATTTTCGACTGCCAAAGAAGGACAGTTTCTTTTCGAGGCTGCACTTTATGGTCGAAGTCAACCCGCCTCACTGCCGGCTGACCGATCTGGAAAGCACCAACGGCACTCTGGTCAACAATCATCGGGTTGAGCAAGCGGATCTGAAGAACGGAGACATTCTGCGAGGCGGCAAGACTCAGATTCGCGTCCGCATTCAGGACGACGACATCCGAGCAACTCGCCGACAGGTCGCGCCGCCCCCGGGTTCGATTGATACTTCAGGCGAAGGGCCGAAAGTTGCTGAAGCAATCAAATCGGAGACGCCGGTTCCGACACCCGCGTCGGTGAGCCCGTTGGAAATCGGTCCGTACCAGGTGGAACGAGAAATTGGTCGGGGAGGAATGGGGGTTGTCTATTTAGCTCGGCACAGCAGTGGTGGCGATCCGATCGCATTGAAGACGATTCGGCCCGACATTCAGGCTTCTGAACGCGACATCAAGCTGTTTCTTAGAGAAAGCCAGGTGCTGCAGTCACTTACTCATCCGCAAATTATTAGATTCATCGAGGTCGGCCAGGATCAGGGCCAGCTATATTTTGCAATGGAGTACGTGCCATTTCGCAATGCGGCGCAGTTGCTCGCGGAACGAGGGCCGCTACCGATTCCGCTGGCCGTGACGATTGCCAGTCAGGTGCTGGAGGCCCTCGAACACGCTCACGCGCAGCGATACGTCCATCGCGACATCAAGCCGGAGAACGTCCTGGTAAACGACGACGGATCGGACGTGCAAACAAAGCTGGCCGATTTCGGGCTGGCTCGCATTTACCAGGCGTCTCGGATGAGCGGCATTACAATGCAGGGCGATGCTGGAGGCAGTCTTGCGTTCGCTCCCCCAGAGCACCTGACCAACTACCGCAACGCCACGCCCGTCGGCGACCTCTATTCTGTGGGGGCCATGCTTTATACGCTACTGACGGGAACTCTAATTTACGACTTTCCCGATTCCGTCGCGAAGGCGGTGCTCATGGTTCTACAATCCGATCCTGTTCCGATTACCGAACGCCGTCCCGACCTGCCTTCCCGGCTGGTTGACACCATCAACAAATCACTCCAACGCGAACCCGCGTCGCGGTTTGAAACGGCCGCCGAAATGCGGGCAGCGCTGGTCGGATGGACGTAG
- a CDS encoding arylsulfatase produces the protein MVGSCFRLMLAIALFVPLNVRAADQPNVVFLLADDLGYRELGSFGQELIKTPHLDRLAQQGMKLTQHYCGNAVCAPSRCVLMTGKHPGHAYIRSNKSTPPEGQEPIPENEVTLGELMQAEGYVTGAFGKWGLGGPDSCGQPLDQGFDRFFGYLCQSHAHSYYPSYLRSDRGRIELDNNPAINGHANFAKGDDRSDPKSYNQFKGTDYAPDRINAAALDFIRANKDKPFFCYYPTVIPHVALHVPDEDLKPYHDLGWNDPPFTKEGGYGYTPHFTPRAAYAAMITRMDQYIGNILNLLDELDLADNTLVVFSSDNGTTHLDKEVDYTFFKSVGELRGLKGSLYEGGVRVPTVVRWPGRVKAGSQSDYVSGFEDWMPTILKAVEAKTKAPANTDGVSILPTLLGTQQPERPFLYREFAGYGGQQTVRVDDWKAVRQNLNKSKTIKTELYNIAEDIGEQNDVAADHPDVLQKLERMMAEQHVKSNLFPLRAIDGR, from the coding sequence ATGGTCGGTTCGTGCTTTCGCTTAATGCTTGCTATTGCCCTGTTCGTCCCGTTAAACGTTCGCGCGGCCGATCAGCCGAACGTGGTTTTCCTTCTGGCCGACGACCTGGGTTATCGCGAACTGGGTAGCTTTGGGCAGGAGTTGATTAAGACTCCGCACCTGGATCGGCTGGCTCAGCAGGGTATGAAGTTGACTCAGCACTATTGCGGTAATGCCGTGTGTGCCCCGTCGCGATGCGTGCTGATGACGGGCAAGCATCCGGGGCATGCTTACATACGCAGTAACAAAAGTACTCCACCGGAAGGTCAGGAACCGATTCCCGAGAACGAAGTCACGCTGGGAGAACTCATGCAGGCCGAAGGCTATGTGACAGGGGCATTCGGCAAGTGGGGGCTGGGCGGGCCGGACAGTTGTGGTCAGCCGCTTGATCAGGGGTTCGATCGCTTCTTCGGGTATCTGTGTCAGAGTCACGCTCACAGCTATTACCCTTCGTACCTGCGCAGCGATCGCGGCAGGATCGAACTGGATAACAATCCGGCCATCAATGGACACGCCAACTTTGCGAAAGGCGATGATCGTTCAGACCCGAAGAGCTACAACCAGTTTAAGGGCACCGATTATGCTCCGGATCGCATCAACGCGGCCGCTTTGGACTTCATCAGAGCCAACAAAGATAAACCGTTCTTCTGCTACTACCCCACGGTGATTCCTCACGTGGCTTTGCATGTACCGGACGAGGACCTGAAGCCTTACCACGATCTCGGCTGGAACGATCCGCCGTTTACGAAAGAAGGAGGCTATGGTTACACGCCTCACTTCACACCGCGAGCGGCCTACGCGGCCATGATTACTCGCATGGACCAGTACATCGGCAATATCCTGAATTTGTTGGACGAACTGGACCTGGCGGACAACACGCTGGTCGTGTTTAGTTCAGACAACGGGACGACTCATCTGGATAAAGAAGTCGACTACACGTTCTTCAAGAGCGTCGGAGAGCTGCGTGGTTTGAAGGGTTCGCTGTACGAAGGCGGCGTGCGAGTGCCCACGGTGGTTCGCTGGCCGGGGCGAGTGAAAGCGGGTTCGCAAAGCGACTACGTCAGCGGTTTCGAAGACTGGATGCCCACGATTTTGAAAGCCGTTGAAGCGAAGACGAAAGCTCCAGCGAACACCGACGGCGTCAGCATTCTTCCAACGCTGCTGGGTACGCAACAGCCTGAACGCCCCTTTCTGTATCGTGAGTTCGCCGGCTACGGTGGCCAGCAAACCGTTCGCGTCGACGATTGGAAGGCCGTGCGGCAGAACCTTAACAAAAGCAAAACGATCAAGACGGAACTTTACAACATCGCCGAGGACATCGGCGAACAGAACGATGTCGCCGCCGACCACCCGGATGTGTTGCAAAAACTGGAACGCATGATGGCCGAACAGCACGTAAAGTCGAACCTGTTTCCGCTGCGAGCAATCGACGGCCGGTGA